The sequence CGCTCCTCCTCGTGGCTTCAGGCGGGCGTAGGCACTCCACCGGGGGGCGCGCGGCGGCCGGGCGTGCGGCTCCAGGAGCGCAGCCGGAGCGAGAGGCCCAGCATCAGCGCGCCAAAGATGATGGCATACGCGCCAATCCACAGGATCACCGCCAGGGCCCCCGCGGCCGGTGCCACCAGCAATAGGACGCCGAAGGCGATCGAGAGGACGCCGCTGAGGGCCATGAGCCACTCTCCCTTGATCTGCTTGCGGAGCCGGATGGCAGCGGCCACTTCGGCCGCGCCGGTGATGAGGGCCCAGAACGCGATCAGGAGGAGCAGGGCGAGCGCGGTGATGCGGGTCCAGGCGATCGTCAGCACGCCCACGAGGATGCCCACGGCACCTTCGAAGATGAGCGAGCCCCAGCTCTGCCCGTCATTGGACCGAACGAGCGCCATCCCGAGGTTGAGCACGCCGTCGACGAGCGCATAGGCCCCGAACAAGAAGACGAGCGCGAGGAGGCTGGAGCCGGGAGAGATGAAGGTGAGGACGCCGAAGGCAAGGGCGGCGATGCCCCGAAGGGCGAGCGTCCACCAGCGGTTGGCGAGCGTCATGGCCATGGTGCTGCACTCCTTCGTCAGAGGAATGGGTCAGTCCTCTCCTAGACGAAGGTGGAGACGGCGCGAGGCCGTGCACAGCGAGCGGCAAGTCCAGATCCGCCCGTTGGCTGCGGAGAGCTCGTCAGCGCATGGGCCCGGCCGAGACCCTGCCTGCGGTGGCGTTCAGAGTCACCGCACGTTCACCGGACGATGGGCACCGTCACCGGCTCCCGGTCGTCGATGGTCAGCTCCATCTTCCCCAGGCGCCACAGCGTTGTCTTGAAGGCGGCCTTCACCGTGTGGTCATCCGCCGTCTCCAGCAGCACCTCGCCCTCCTTCGGGGCGTACTCGCCAATCTCGTACTCCAGCTCCGTGAGGGTGAGCCGCCCCGTGCCGTTGGGGCCCGTCACCTCGCCTGGCCCGTTGAGCACCAGCGAGGTGCTACCAAAGATCGGCACTCCATCACGCTTGCCCACCTGGCCATCCACACGGAAGGTGTACTCAGGCTTCTTCGGCAGGGGCCCCTCGGCGAGCACGAAGTAGCGCGACTCGTCTCCGCACGTGCCGTAGCCCACCTCTGCTTGCAGCGAGGAGCCATCCACCTTCAGCTGGCGCAGGTCCGCCTTCAGCTCCATCCGGTCCTTGCCGCCCGAGTACCTGAAGGCCGTCTGTCCGGACACAGTGCGCTTGCTCACCTCACAGCCCCCCTGGGGGAAGGAGAGGATCACCGCGTCCGTGGTGGCATCCAACGCCTCGGCGCTGGCGGTGACGCACCCCACCTTCGCCTGGGCCGACTCGACGGCCTTGCCCACGAAGGTCCTCCGGTCCTCGCCGCAGGTGTACACCGGCAGGAGTCCGAGCAGCTCCAGTGCCGAGCGGGCCTGGTTGGCCACACCGAGCGCCACCTCGGCCTTGTCTCGCGCCTCGTCGATCTCCTCCTGGGTGGGAGGACTCCCCCCACACGCGGTGGCAAGGGCGGTGAGGGAGGCAAGGCACAGCGTTCGGCGCAGCATGCGGGGGGCTCCTCGGCGTGTCTCCGGCGCGGGGGCGGCGGACGGACAGGAGCTCAGCAACACCCATGCCTGGGCCAACCCCGCGAGAACAGGAGCGGGCTGAGGTGCCGGGTGTGCACCACCGTGCACCGCGCTGCACACGCTTGGGGCTGCCCCAAACAGAACGCCCCCCGGTGAATCCACCGGAGGGCGCTCGTGACAGCAGGACTTCGAGGCGGCTTACGACTCCAGGCCCACCGCCGCCGCGTGGATGACGGAGGCGATGCGGACCGCGTCATGCACCTGGTCCTCGGAGAGGCCGCCCTCGAGGACGACCTTCTCGTGGGACTGCACGCACATCTCGCAGCCGTTGATGGCGCTGATGGCCAGGCAGACCAGCTCGAAGTCCACCTTGCTCGTCAGCACCTGGGCCAGCCGGTTCATCCGCAGCCCCGGGCGCTTGGTCGAGTAGGACTCCTTCCCGATCATGTGCCGGAACCGGTAGTAGACGTTGTTCATCCCCATCAGCGAGGCCGCGGCGCGCGCGTCCTCGATGACAGGCTCGGCGTTGGCCAGGGCCTTCTTCGCCTCGTTGATCATGGCCTCCTTCAGCCGCTCGTTGCGTGCGGCGAAGGCGCTCCCAACGGCCACACCCCAGCGCTGCTCCGGGGTGAGGCTGCCACCCTCCAGCACGGCCTGGAGGTTGAGGCGGGTGTCCTTGTGGGCGTCCGCCAGCTCACTGCGAACGACTTCGAGCGAGGCCATGGTGGATTACCCCGCCTTCGCCAGCTTCTTGGTGAGCGTCTCCTCACCCTTCTGCCAGTTGCACGGGCACAGCTCGTCGGTCTGGAACGCGTCCAGGGTGCGTACCACCTCGGAGACGTTGCGGCCCACGGACAGGTCATTCACCGACACGTGCCGGATGACGCCGGTCGGGTCGATGATGAAGGTGGCGCGCAGGGCCACGCCCTCCTCCTTGTGGAGGATGCCCAGGGCGTTGCACAGCTCGTGCTTCATGTCCGCCAGCATGGGGAAGGGCAGGGCCTTGAGGTCCGGGTGGTGCGTGCGCCACGCGTGGTGCACGAACTCGCTGTCGGTGCTCAGACCCAGGACCACGGCGTCGCGGTCACCGAAGTCCTTGTTCTTCTTCCCGAACTCGGCGATCTCCGTCGGGCAGATGAAGGTGAAGTCCTTGGGCCACGCAAACAGGATGATCCACTTCCCCTTGTAGCTGTCCTGGGTGATGGTGGTGAACTCCTTGCCCTTCTCCAGGCTCACGGTGGCCTTCACGGAGAAATTGGGAAGCTTGTCGCCAACGGTCAGCATGTGTGACTCCTTGTGGGGTAGGGGACCTGCCTCCACGGCAGGCCCGAAAGGGTTTTGCCAGCTACCACTAGAGCAGACGCCGTGCCAGGAAAACGGTCCCAGTCTTTTCAGGAGGTTAGGGATTGAACCCTCCTGAATCGCGCCGCCGGATAGGTGAATAACGAAATGTCGGTGCGCTTCGCCACTGCAATTTCGGTGGCCACTGGCTATTCGTGAGGCATGGCACAAGAAACCCTCACGCCCGGCCCCCTGGTGACCCAGGAGGCGAGGGACCTCATGGATCTGGCCAGTACGGAGGAGTCCGTCTCGGAGCTCCTCCGGCGCGGGTTGGATTGGTTAACGCGCATCACCCGGTTTGACCTGGCCACGCTGTTCCTCCTGAAGGACGAGCGGCTGGTGGCGGTGGCGGCGCGCGGGCCGTTGGCCAACGCCAAGGTGCGCGGGCACGTGCTGAAGCTGGCGGAGTTCCCCATGGTGCGCCAGGCCCTGGAGACGCGCCGGGCGCGTGCCTTCACGGAGGAGGACCACAGTGGCGAGGGCGACCCGTTCGACGGGGTGCTGGACTTGCCTCCGGGGCACTCGTGCATGGTGGTGCCGCTGTGCTCCGGCGAGCGCCGCTACGGGGTGCTCACGCTGGACCGCTCCGAGTGCGAGACGTACCCGCAGGCCGTGGTGGACCTGGTGGAGGTGTACGGGCAGCTGCTGGCCACGGCGCTGCAGAACGCGGAGCAGAAGGCGGCCTTCGAGCGGCTGCACCGGCAGGACCATGAGCACGCCAAGCTGCTGGAGTCGCAGCTGGGCGGAGACTCGGAGGGCATCCTCGAGACGAGCCTGAGCCCCGTCATGAGGGACCTGGCGCGGCGGGCGAGGCAGGTGGCGGAGACGGACACGCCGGTGCTGCTGCTGGGCGAGACGGGCACGGGCAAGGAGCGGCTGGCGCGGGCCATCCACCGCTGGAGCCCGCGGGCGGATGAGCCCTTCGTGACCATCAACTGCGCGGCCATCCCCGCCGGGCTGTTGGAGAGTGAGCTGTTCGGCCACGTGAAGGGCGCCTTCACGGGGGCCACGCGGGACAGGGCGGGGCGCTTCCAGATGGCCCACGGCGGCACGCTGCTGCTGGACGAGGTGGGCGAGCTGCCGGTGGAGCTGCAGGCCAAGCTGCTGCGCGCGCTGCAGGAGAAGACGTTCGAGCCCGTGGGCAGTGACAAGACGGTGCGCGCGGACGTGCGGCTGCTGGCGGCCACGCACGTGGACTTGCAGCAGGCCATCTCCCAGCGGCGCTTCCGCGAGGACCTCTACTATCGGCTGAGCGTCTTCCCGCTGCGCCTGCCGCCGCTGCGCGAGCGGCTCGAAGACTTGCCGCAGCTGTGCGCGTTCCTCCTGGACGAGCAGTCTCGCCGCACGGGGCGGCGCGGCATGCGCGTGACGTCCGAGGGGCTGGAGCGCCTGGCCGCGTACGGATGGCCGGGCAACCTGCGCGAGCTGGCCAACGTGCTCGAGCGCGCCACCATCCTCTCGCGTGTGCCGGAGCTGGGGCCGGACGCGTTCGATCTGCCCGTGCGCGAGAAGGCCCTGACGGCGGCCCCCACCGTCTCCGCCGCGAGGGCAGAGAAGAGTGAGAAGGTGGCCACGCTCGCGGCGGTGCAGCGCGAGCACATCCTCCGGGTGCTCTCGCTGACGAAGGGCCGCATCTACGGGCCCGGGGGTGCGGCGCAGTTGTTGGGTCTCAAGCCCTCCACGCTGCAGAGCCGCATGAAGAAGCTCGGCATCGCGCGCCAGGACCAGTTCATCGTCGAAAGTCCAAGTTGACCCGGGGTGGGTTGGGATCGCCCTACGGGGTGAGTTGTGCTTCGCGCCGGAAAAATCCTGTCGCAGTAGTGATTCGGTGAGATCGCGACGCCGTTCTTCCCACAGCGGTTTGTGCAAAGAGCGTCTGCCGTTGGCTGCAACACCTCGCTACAATTCGCCTCGCTCCACGTGCGACGGAG is a genomic window of Hyalangium minutum containing:
- a CDS encoding HdeD family acid-resistance protein: MAMTLANRWWTLALRGIAALAFGVLTFISPGSSLLALVFLFGAYALVDGVLNLGMALVRSNDGQSWGSLIFEGAVGILVGVLTIAWTRITALALLLLIAFWALITGAAEVAAAIRLRKQIKGEWLMALSGVLSIAFGVLLLVAPAAGALAVILWIGAYAIIFGALMLGLSLRLRSWSRTPGRRAPPGGVPTPA
- a CDS encoding carboxymuconolactone decarboxylase family protein; the protein is MASLEVVRSELADAHKDTRLNLQAVLEGGSLTPEQRWGVAVGSAFAARNERLKEAMINEAKKALANAEPVIEDARAAASLMGMNNVYYRFRHMIGKESYSTKRPGLRMNRLAQVLTSKVDFELVCLAISAINGCEMCVQSHEKVVLEGGLSEDQVHDAVRIASVIHAAAVGLES
- a CDS encoding peroxiredoxin; its protein translation is MLTVGDKLPNFSVKATVSLEKGKEFTTITQDSYKGKWIILFAWPKDFTFICPTEIAEFGKKNKDFGDRDAVVLGLSTDSEFVHHAWRTHHPDLKALPFPMLADMKHELCNALGILHKEEGVALRATFIIDPTGVIRHVSVNDLSVGRNVSEVVRTLDAFQTDELCPCNWQKGEETLTKKLAKAG
- a CDS encoding sigma 54-interacting transcriptional regulator codes for the protein MAQETLTPGPLVTQEARDLMDLASTEESVSELLRRGLDWLTRITRFDLATLFLLKDERLVAVAARGPLANAKVRGHVLKLAEFPMVRQALETRRARAFTEEDHSGEGDPFDGVLDLPPGHSCMVVPLCSGERRYGVLTLDRSECETYPQAVVDLVEVYGQLLATALQNAEQKAAFERLHRQDHEHAKLLESQLGGDSEGILETSLSPVMRDLARRARQVAETDTPVLLLGETGTGKERLARAIHRWSPRADEPFVTINCAAIPAGLLESELFGHVKGAFTGATRDRAGRFQMAHGGTLLLDEVGELPVELQAKLLRALQEKTFEPVGSDKTVRADVRLLAATHVDLQQAISQRRFREDLYYRLSVFPLRLPPLRERLEDLPQLCAFLLDEQSRRTGRRGMRVTSEGLERLAAYGWPGNLRELANVLERATILSRVPELGPDAFDLPVREKALTAAPTVSAARAEKSEKVATLAAVQREHILRVLSLTKGRIYGPGGAAQLLGLKPSTLQSRMKKLGIARQDQFIVESPS